One Danio aesculapii chromosome 22, fDanAes4.1, whole genome shotgun sequence genomic window carries:
- the rad23ab gene encoding RAD23 homolog A, nucleotide excision repair protein b, which translates to MLTITLKTLQQQTFKVQIDEELTVKALKEKIEEEKGKDGFPAVGQKLIYAGKILNDDIPLKDYKIDEKNFVVVMVTKPKSTASPQTPTPVPVSEALTHQPTTPVEPPNASIVPETTPDPAPVEPAASVEPIDPPVTAPSAASEDTVETTEPVSATPAPAVEEEIQGQEEQAIAQSEASLTDELSLLEAAASILVTGQAYENLVTEIMSMGYEREQVIAALRASFNNPDRAVEYLLTGIPAESEQPPQEVVRPTPASNPTPPAPQRAQPPPAAAGAESGGAQASANPLEFLRHQPQFQQMRQIIQQNPSLLPALLQQLGRDNPQLLQQITQHQERFVQMLNEPEAEAPSAPQTNYIQVTPQEKEAIERLKALGFPEGLVIQAYFACEKNENLAANFLLQQNFDDE; encoded by the exons ATGCTGACGATAACTCTGAAGACCCTCCAGCAGCAGACGTTTAAAGTGCAGATAGACGAGGAACTTACG GTAAAGGCTCTTAAAGAGAAGATAGAAGAAGAAAAGGGGAAAGATGGTTTTCCAGCAGTCggtcaaaaactaatctatgcaG GCAAAATTTTGAATGACGATATACCTCTGAAAGATTACAAAATAGATGAGAAGAATTTTGTTGTGGTGATGGTTACAAAG CCGAAATCTACAGCGTCGCCACAAACTCCCACTCCTGTACCAGTGTCCGAAGCCCTCACACATCAACCCACGACTCCTGTTGAGCCTCCTAATGCCTCCATAGTGCCTGAAACGACCCCTGATCCTGCTCCTGTAGAACCAGCGGCGTCAGTGGAGCCAATTGACCCACCCGTCACAGCGCCCTCTGCTGCATCGGAAGATACTGTAGAAACAACTGAACCTGTTAGCGCTACTCCTGCTCCAGCAGTAGAAGAGGAGATCCAGGGCCAAGAGGAGCAGGCCATCGCTCAATCAGAGGCCAG CCTTACAGATGAATTGAGTCTTTTAGAAGCAGCTGCGTCGATACTAG ttacAGGTCAAGCATATGAGAATTTGGTGACGGAAATCATGTCAATGGGTTACGAGAGGGAACAGGTGATCGCTGCTTTAAGAGCAAGTTTCAACAACCCGGACAGAGCCGTGGAGTACCTGCTTACA GGAATTCCAGCCGAGTCAGAGCAGCCCCCGCAGGAAGTAGTTCGACCCACACCCGCGTCCAACCCAACTCCTCCAGCGCCACAGAGAGCTCAGCCTCCGCCTGCCGCCGCCG GTGCAGAGTCTGGTGGTGCGCAGGCATCCGCAAACCCACTGGAATTCCTGAGGCACCAGCCACAGTTCCAGCAGATGCGGCAGATCATCCAGCAGAACCCATCGCTCCTGCCTGCACTGCTGCAGCAGCTCGGCCGAGACAACCCACAACTCCTGCAG CAAATCACGCAGCACCAGGAGCGGTTTGTGCAGATGCTGAACGAGCCTGAAGCTGAAGCTCCCAGTGCACCACAGACCAACTACATCCAGGTCACACCACAGGAGAAAGAGGCCATTGAGAGG TTAAAAGCTCTGGGGTTTCCTGAGGGTCTCGTCATTCAAGCGTACTTCGCCTGCGAGAAGAACGAGAACCTTGCGGCGAACTTCCTGCTTCAGCAGAACTTTGACGATGAGTGA
- the calr3a gene encoding calreticulin 3a, with the protein MRITAAVCFISALAFIAHADVYFKEQFLDGDGWKSRWVESKHKSDYGQWKLTSGKFYGDAELDKGLQTSQDARFYALSSRFDSFSNEGKPLVIQFTVKHEQKIDCGGGYVKVFPAEMDQTEMHGESQYYIMFGPDICGYSTKKVHVIFNYKGQNHLIKKDIKCKDDELTHLYTLILRPDQTYEVKIDNEKVESGSLEEDWDFLPSKTIKDPEAKKPDDWDDRAKIDDPEDTKPEDWDKPENIPDPDAKKPDDWDEDMDGEWEPAMIPNPEYKGEWKPKQIDNPSYKGTWVHPEIDNPEYSADDAIYKFDSIGVLGLDLWQVKSGTIFDNFLITDDVEEAEKFGTDTWGATKGPEKKMKDQQEEEERKKREEEEKSKKDDNEEDEEDEDEDEPEEDDHTEEPPEEEEEGEDDALAKDEL; encoded by the exons ATGCGGATCACTGCAGCAGTGTGCTTTATTTCTGCACTGGCCTTCATTGCACACGCAGACGTCTATTTTAAAGAGCAGTTTCTGGACGGAG ATGGCTGGAAAAGCAGGTGGGTCGAATCCAAGCACAAGTCCGACTACGGCCAATGGAAACTGACCTCAGGGAAATTCTACGGAGATGCAGAGCTTGATAAAG gTCTGCAAACAAGTCAAGATGCTCGGTTTTATGCTTTATCCAGTCGCTTTGATTCATTTAGCAATGAGGGCAAACCATTAGTGATCCAGTTTACGGTGAAACATGAGCAGAAGATTGACTGTGGCGGTGGGTATGTGAAAGTCTTCCCCGCCGAGATGGATCAGACCGAAATGCATGGTGAATCGCAGTATTACATCATGTTCG GGCCTGACATCTGTGGCTACAGCACCAAAAAAGTCCATGTCATTTTCAACTACAAAGGCCAAAACCACCTAATCAAGAAAGACATCAAATGCAAg GATGATGAACTCACACACCTGTACACACTGATTCTGCGACCAGACCAAACTTATGAAGTGAAAATCGACAATGAGAAAGTGGAATCAGGCTCCTTGGAGGAAGACTGGGATTTCCTTCCTTCCAAAACGATTAAGGATCCAGAGGCCAAAAAGCCAGATGATTGGGATGACAGGGCGAAAATCGATGATCCTGAAGACACGAAACCTGAG GATTGGGACAAACCTGAGAATATCCCTGACCCTGATGCCAAGAAACCAGACGACTGGGATGAAGACATGGATGGTGAATGGGAACCTGCAATGATCCCAAACCCAGAGTACAAG GGTGAGTGGAAACCCAAACAGATTGACAACCCCTCCTACAAAGGCACCTGGGTTCATCCTGAAATTGACAACCCAGAGTACTCAGCAGATGACGCCATTTACAAGTTTGACAGCATTGGTGTTCTGGGACTGGATCTTTGGCAG gtgaaatCTGGAACAATCTTTGACAATTTTTTGATCACCGATGATGTTGAGGAAGCTGAGAAATTTGGTACAGATACATGGGGTGCGACAAAG ggACCAGAGAAGAAAATGAAGGACCAGCAGGAAGAGGAAGAACGGAAAAAGCGGGAAGAGGAAGAAAAGAGCAAAAAGGATGAtaatgaggaagatgaagaggaCGAAGATGAGGATGAGCCAGAGGAGGATGATCATACAGAAGAACCtccagaggaagaagaggagggtGAGGATGATGCGCTCGCTAAAGATGAGTTGTAA